In one window of Toxotes jaculatrix isolate fToxJac2 chromosome 10, fToxJac2.pri, whole genome shotgun sequence DNA:
- the LOC121188951 gene encoding serine/threonine-protein kinase 4-like — MGAEQSTLAKNGYTLQRETKNAVVATKGDDMFFLRRIILHKVPRNVVPALTRERAILKTTNHPHIVSIKNSFQDQNIYYVVMDYCQGGNLAAKVRERRESPQESEILSWIAEICIALRAIHEKGLLHKHLMLKNILLTEFGMVCLGDFGKIYENSKSTQSTNNSYLAEAINYLPPEVFTEGSYDEKSDIWSVGCLLYELCTQKPAFSAETTTMLMPKIIGGPYPCLPETFSPELCEILNDIFNRDPQSRPTASEILKHPLIITCLSNKIKTTLEELQTKLTKLRDVADGLERVHQGTTIGRLTGGVIGVVGGVTSIVGLILAPFTLGASLIVSGVGVGMGALGGVTAGASNITNMVNQSSDRKAVQSILKEFEQKIPAVVTWLQEFGNSIQNIRSGFGSAETPDTEDSQFTEENQKRHGFRAGRGMGGLAAWASRAVRVAEVATSVLFGLFIAVDIFFIAMDAKEIYHIRQAKAAEAAATSGSVSNFDSTSTSDQAALSSSVMQELEPKTSQAQDQSSSNTTEVKSEIMKFVLSIRQAADNLEKVLNELQSINSSLLSFGDQGELEWQDMELM; from the exons ATGGGGGCAGAACAGAGCACTCTGGCAAAGAACGGTTATACACTGCAAAGAGAAACCAAAAATGCTGTTGTTGCCACAAAGGGAGATGACATGTTTTTCTTAAGAAGGATCATCTTACACAAG GTACCCAGAAATGTTGTTCCAGCATTaaccagagagagagcaatCCTCAAGACAACAAATCATCCTCATATTGTGAGCATCAAGAACTCTTTTCAAG ATCAGAACATTTACTATGTAGTGATGGACTACTGTCAGGGAGGAAACCTTGCTGCAAAGGTCAGAGAAAGGAGGGAATCTCCACAAGAGTCTGAG ATACTGAGCTGGATTGCCGAGATCTGTATTGCTTTGAGAGCTATTCATGAAAAAGGCTTGCTTCACAAACATCTGATGCTAAAG AACATACTCCTCACAGAGTTTGGAATGGTGTGCTTGGGAGATTTTGGAAAAATCTATGAAAA ctCAAAAAGCACTCAGTCAACCAATAATTCATATCTGGCTGAAGCCATAAATTATCTGCCACCAGAAGTCTTCACTGAAGGAAGCTATGatgaaaaaag TGACATTTGGTCAGTGGGATGCCTACTCTATGAGCTCTGCACTCAAAAACCAGCG ttttcagcagaGACCACAACCATGCTCATGCCCAAGATAATTGGTGGTCCTTACCCATGTCTCCCAGAGACATTCTCACCGGAGCTTTGTGAAATCTTGAATGATATATTCAACAGAGACCCTCAATCAAGACCAACAGCCAGTGAGATCCTGAAACATCCCCTCATCATAACATGTCTCTCAAACAAG ATCAAAACAACTCTGGAGGAACTTCAGACCAAGCTGACCAAGCTAAGAGATGTGGCTGATGGTTTGGAACGTGTGCACCAGGGTACCACCATTGGCAGGCTGACAGGAGGAGTGATTGGAGTGGTGGGGGGGGTTACGTCCATAGTGGGTCTAATACTGGCCCCCTTCACTTTGGGAGCCTCTCTTATTGTCTCTGGGGTTGGAGTGGGTATGGGTGCACTTGGTGGGGTCACTGCTGGTGCCTCAAATATCACAAATATGGTCAACCAGTCCTCTGATCGCAAAGCTGTTCAAAGCATCCTCAAAGAGTTTGAACAGAAAATTCCAGCAGTTGTCACCTGGTTACAGGAGTTTGGCAACAGCATCCAGAACATCAGGAGCGGATTTGGCTCAGCTGAGACACCTGACACAGAGGATAGCCAGTTCACTGAAGAGAACCAGAAAAGGCATGGCTTCAGGGCAGGGAGGGGAATGGGTGGCCTTGCAGCATGGGCATCCAGGGCAGTACGTGTGGCAGAGGTAGCTACAAGTGTGCTTTTTGGCTTATTCATAGCAGTAGATATCTTTTTTATTGCCATGGATGCCAAAGAGATATACCACATTAGACAGGCAAaggcagcagaggcagctgCTACTTCTGGGTCAGTGTCCAACTTTGACTCTACGTCTACCTCTGACCAAGCTGCACTGTCCAGTTCAGTGATGCAAGAGCTCGAGCCTAAAACATCACAGGCACAGGACCAGTCTTCCTCTAATACCACTGAAGTCAAATCTGAGATCATGAAATTTGTCCTGTCAATCAGGCAGGCAGCAGACAACTTGGAGAAAGTCTTGAATGAGCTACAAAGCATCAACTCATCTCTCCTTTCATTTGGAGATCAGGGAGAGCTGGAATGGCAAGATATGGAATTAATGTAA
- the LOC121188952 gene encoding uncharacterized protein LOC121188952 produces MDYCQGGSLAAKVRERMEPPQESEILSWFAEICIALREIHEKGLLHKHLTLEFSAETTIRIIPKIIGGPYPCLPETFSPELCELLKDILNRDPQSRPAASEILEHRLIMKCLSNKIKTTLEELQTKLTKLRGVADGLERVHQGTTIGSLAGGVIGAVGGITSIVGIILAPFTLGASLIVTGVGVGVGALGGVTAGASNITNMVNQSSDRKAVQSILKEFEQKIQAVVTWLQEFGNSLQNIRSRFGSADTLDTADSQFTQENLRRLGFRAGRGIGGLAELIRLVQVMNIGRIAAQASRAVRVAEVATGVLSGLFIAVDIFFIAMDAKEIHHIRQAKAAEEAASSGSVSNSRSTSDQATLLSSSVMEELEPKTSQAQDQSSSKTTRVRSEIMKFVLSIREAADDLEKVLNDLQSISSSLPSFGDQGELEWQDMELM; encoded by the exons ATGGACTACTGTCAGGGAGGGAGCCTTGCTGCAAAGGTCAGAGAAAGAATGGAACCTCCCCAAGAGTCTGAG ATACTGAGCTGGTTTGCTGAGATCTGTATTGCTTTGCGAGAAATTCATGAAAAAGGATTGCTTCACAAACATCTGACACTAGAG ttttcagcagAGACCACAATCAGGATCATACCCAAGATAATTGGTGGTCCTTACCCATGTCTCCCAGAAACATTCTCACCAGAGCTTTGTGAACTCTTGAAAGATATATTGAATAGAGACCCTCAATCAAGACCAGCAGCCAGTGAGATCCTGGAACATCGACTCATCATGAAATGTCTCTCAAACAAG ATCAAAACAACTCTGGAGGAACTTCAGACCAAGCTGACCAAGCTAAGAGGTGTGGCTGATGGTTTGGAACGTGTGCATCAGGGTACCACCATCGGCAGCCTGGCAGGAGGAGTGATTGGAGCGGTGGGGGGGATTACATCCATAGTGGGTATAATACTGGCTCCCTTCACTTTGGGAGCCTCTCTTATTGTCACTGGGGTTGGAGTGGGCGTGGGTGCACTTGGTGGGGTCACTGCTGGTGCCTCAAATATCACAAATATGGTCAACCAGTCCTCTGATCGCAAAGCTGTTCAAAGCATCCTCAAAGAGTTTGAACAGAAAATTCAAGCAGTTGTCACCTGGTTACAGGAGTTTGGCAACAGCCTACAGAACATCAGGAGCAGATTTGGCTCAGCTGACACACTTGACACAGCAGATAGCCAGTTCACTCAAGAGAACCTGAGAAGACTTGGCTTTAGGGCAGGGAGGGGAATAGGTGGTCTTGCTGAACTGATTCGACTAGTTCAAGTGATGAACATTGGAAGGATTGCAGCACAGGCATCCAGGGCAGTACGTGTGGCAGAGGTAGCAACAGGTGTGCTTTCTGGCTTATTCATAGCAGTAGATATCTTTTTTATTGCCATGGATGCCAAAGAGATACACCACATTAGACAGGCaaaggcagcagaggaggccGCTTCTTCTGGGTCAGTGTCCAACTCTAGGTCTACCTCTGACCAAGCTACACTTCTGTCCAGCTCAGTGATGGAAGAGCTCGAGCCTAAAACATCACAGGCACAGGACCAGTCTTCCTCTAAAACCACTCGAGTCAGATCTGAGATCATGAAATTTGTCCTGTCAATCAGGGAGGCAGCAGACGACTTGGAGAAAGTCTTGAATGATCTACAAAGCATCAGCTCATCTCTCCCTTCATTTGGAGATCAGGGAGAGCTGGAATGGCAAGATATGGAATTAATGTAA